A window of the Helianthus annuus cultivar XRQ/B chromosome 4, HanXRQr2.0-SUNRISE, whole genome shotgun sequence genome harbors these coding sequences:
- the LOC110937355 gene encoding glutathione S-transferase-like, with the protein MAALFEKDLDFEFVPVDFATREQKTPQFLALNPFGQVPVFEDGDFKLFESRAITKYVAEAYADKGTDLVCKDPKISAIQTMWMEVEGQKFDPTSSKLGWELYFKQMFGLTTDEAVVADLEKKLEDVLDVYEQRLTECKYLGGDSFTLADLHHLPYLHILIGTKMKSLFDARPHVNAWASDILSRPTWVKVVSMSPK; encoded by the exons ATGGCAGCACTCTTTGAGAAGGATCTCGACTTCGAGTTCGTTCCTGTCGATTTTGCCACCCGTGAACAGAAGACACCTCAGTTCCTCGCTCTCAAC CCATTTGGTCAAGTTCCAGTGTTTGAGGATGGTGATTTCAAGCTATTCG AATCAAGGGCGATTACAAAGTACGTAGCGGAGGCTTACGCAGATAAGGGGACGGATCTGGTATGTAAGGATCCAAAGATATCTGCGATACAAACAATGTGGATGGAAGTGGAAGGTCAGAAGTTTGATCCGACGTCGTCGAAGCTGGGTTGGGAGCTGTATTTTAAGCAGATGTTTGGACTGACAACTGATGAGGCGGTTGTGGCTGACTTGGAGAAGAAACTGGAGGATGTGCTTGATGTGTATGAACAACGGCTGACAGAGTGCAAGTATTTGGGCGGAGATAGCTTCACGCTGGCGGATCTCCATCACCTACCGTACTTGCATATCTTGATTGGGACGAAGATGAAGAGTCTGTTTGACGCACGGCCGCATGTCAACGCGTGGGCTTCTGATATCCTTTCTAGGCCTACTTGGGTGAAAGTTGTGTCCATGTCTCCAAAGTGA
- the LOC110937354 gene encoding glutathione S-transferase has translation MALKLYGFVPSNATFRALVSLYEKDLDVEFVKVHMADREHKTPQFLSRNPFGQVPVLEDGDITIFESRAITQYVARAYADKGTDLMMNDPKKMAIQSVWMEVEAHQFNLPSHKLVIELYINVLHRGREADEALLAEFEPKLESVLDVYEKRLTESKYLGGDSFTLADLHHLPNVHYLMMTKVKKLFDARPHVSAWAADILSRPAWVKIVSMLRSEGFV, from the exons ATGGCTCTTAAATTATACGGTTTCGTCCCTTCAAACGCCACATTTCGCGCTCTCGTCAGCCTCTACGAAAAGGATTTAGACGTCGAATTCGTAAAGGTGCATATGGCCGACAGAGAACACAAAACTCCTCAATTCCTCTCACGCAAC CCGTTCGGTCAAGTTCCTGTGCTAGAGGACGGTGACATCACAATATTCG AATCAAGGGCGATAACGCAATACGTAGCACGCGCTTACGCGGATAAAGGAACGGATCTGATGATGAATGATCCGAAAAAGATGGCGATTCAGTCGGTGTGGATGGAAGTAGAAGCTCATCAATTCAATTTACCGTCTCATAAACTGGTAATTGAGTTATATATCAATGTGTTGCATCGCGGGCGGGAAGCTGATGAGGCGTTATTGGCGGAGTTCGAGCCCAAGCTAGAGAGTGTGCTTGACGTGTATGAAAAAAGGCTGACGGAGAGCAAGTATTTGGGCGGAGATAGCTTCACGCTGGCGGATCTCCACCACCTGCCGAATGTGCATTATCTTATGATGACGAAGGTGAAGAAGTTGTTTGACGCGCGGCCGCATGTGAGCGCGTGGGCTGCTGATATTCTTTCCAGGCCTGCTTGGGTGAAAATTGTTTCCATGCTTCGAAGTGAAGGTTTTGTTTGA